CCTAAGATTGAGGAAGAACTCCTCCTCAAGATACGTTGTGGTTAATTTACGGAATTTCGTACTTATGATCAGAatcattcatattataaatcacattGTAAAGAccatctctataaaaaaattaattaagtatAAGTTCGGTTAGTCAATTAATTGTAGCAAATAGGTAgatgttttgtaatttttttatcgGCTCCGTCAATCTGTTTTTATACAATTCGATGACTTAATATTGATTTTTTGCATAGATGATCTTTACAAAgtataatataaacaatttcgattttaaatatgaaatttcataaattaaccACGTAATGAATTGATAAGAAACTCCTCATTCATTGAGGAGCCAAGTTAGTCTCATTTCGTAATTCCTAAAATATAATGCTAGGGACACCTAAATTATTTTAACTACTAAATGATGTAGGAAGCACTATAACATGTTTGTTTGTAGTTGGCAAAAATGAGATTCAAGGTTACTGAAATATTAAGAAATAAAATTTGTCACATCAGTTGCCGTTCAAATcagaatttaaatttaattttctttgaaaaattagattaaatttaatttaaatcttTTGGGTACATCCTTTTATAAAATATCCAGATTCTTTTGTTGCTATATACCTTTTTAAAACGCTCCTTTATTTGGTTTTTAgcaaaatatggtacaaaaaagcaaaagagaCAAGTGCCTGGTTAAATTACcgtaaataaacaaaaaaaaaagatttatttATATTCTTAGTGCAATGTGGGCCCACAATGTGTGATGAATGTACAGAAAAGCGACAAGTACAAGAGCATTGTCCAGCAGCATGTGGACCTGGAAACCATCCAAAGCAAGCTCCGCAAAGAATCATACTCCTCCTGCTCTCTCTCCTTCTACCGAGACCTGCTCCTCCTCTTCAACAACGCCGTCGTTTTCTTCCCCAAATCTTCCCTCCACTCAAGGACCGCTCACCAACTCCGCCGCCTCGTCTTAAacgaaatgaagaagaagaatctcATCACTCGGCCCAACCACGACCCTGCGCCCGAACCGTCAGATTCGGTAGTTCCTGCACCCGCCACAAGTCAACAACCCAAACGCCCTGATCAGCTTGAAAGATCAGATTCCTTGCTTGCCAAGCAAAAGTCTACTGCCCCCATCATCGTCTGCCGCAAACGAAGCTCCATTTCGTCAAAGCCTTCCGCTGCTGCTTCTATTTATGGTCAAACTCTCAAAGGTGACGACAACATGAAACTAGCAGCTTTTGATCTTAAATCGTCCATTAAGAATAGCAAGGCCTCTTCAGATGATCATGCAGCAGCTGAAGAGCATGGCGGTTCAGTCGTAGTAAAGAGTGCTGCAGCTGCTAAAGCAAAAGACAACCCTGTGATCACTGCAACCAGAGGCTCAAGAAGGACGAGTACTAGTATTGCTCATCACGAGAATAATACCAGTGCttccaaaaagaaacaaagtgcGAGCCCGGCAAATTTGAAAGCGGAAACTCCCAAAGCGGATAAGAAGGGGAAAATGGAGGCAGCAGGATCAGACAAAAAGCGAATTGCAGCTGCTGATTTCTTAAAGAGAATAAAGCGGAATTCACCTGCGGACACATTGAAGAGTGGTGGTACTGGCACGGGCACTAGTTCTAGATCAGGTGGACAGCAGAAAAGGAGGGGAGGTATTGGTAAGGCTGACAAAGTTAAAGAAAGGGTGTTAAGGCAAAGTggcaataagaagaaacaagcCAAGGAAGAAAGCAGCAGTCCATCCAGGCGAAGTGTAGGCAGGCCGCCCAAGAAGGCGGCTGCTGAGGCTGCAAATGCAGTAGCTTCACCAAAGCGGGCACGGGAAAGTGGAGGAAAGCAAGAGGCTTCTAGGCGCCCTAAAAAACGGTCTAGGAGGTAAAGTAGTCGTCTAGCTTCAATGCTTCATGCATGGCCAAGGAAATGAAGGTGTAACTTTATTCATGTATATTCTAGTGAGGGATAGGGAAACTAGAAATTAGCATTAGGCAGATAGTATTCCCTAATTAGTAGTCCCtagggtttttgttttggtcGATATATTTCAAGTCTgtgcttgaaggatttattaTTTTGTGTCAAAATATCTGTTACAAGCATATGCAATGTAACGTACAAAAACACACTTACGTAGAATTAACCCAAGAATAATCGTGCATGGCATCAAGTAGAATGACTCTGTTCTTGATCAGTGATAGTTTCTTGCTTCTGTTAGAGAATTTAACATATTGTTGATGACGTCTTTCTCACAAAGTCATTGAATTTGTGATTCATTCTGCTGTTTGTATGATGGATCCTTTTCTCTCCCTTTGAGAGATAACCTATGAGAAGAAGTGCGCATAGATCAAAATGAGGATGACTGAATGAGGAATGCTCATAGAATTGAAATGCGAAAAGGAATCGAAACAGGTTTCTATTGTGTTTATGTTCCCTTACCCGTGCCCTGTTATTATCCAAGTCATAAATTCTGGCATACAAAATTGCAGAAATGCGCGAGCCATCGGAAATGCAGGGTGCATTATCTTCAGAGTTGATAGATGCTGCAACCACAAGAACATGAAATGAGTACATTATTTTCTtcttaaaaatagaaaattaggACAAGCTTTATAAGAGGTTTAAGTGGGAAACTTGGTACAGAAAACTTACAGCCAGGGGACCAATTTTGAACTCTATGCAAGGTCGGTACATAGCAAGCATTTCCGGTGCCATTCGAGTGGCTGCATGCACTATACCAACACGCCTCATTCTTTTTGTTGCATATCTAATCACCATGAATCCAGAATGAAGCCAAAGTTAGTATGCCGGGTCAGAGATCTTTAAGTATACAGAAGCTTGTTCGTATTCTAATAAGTTACAGTGCTTCAGGATTTGAGCCTAAATCTTGGATCAAGAGATTTAACCCTAACCGTACCTTCTCAGGGCCAAGACAATTGCATCTGTCCTTTGAGCATCGGAGCCAGTACTGGAAACTTGATCAAGCTCATCTACAAGCTGGTAACTGTCCTGCACATAAAATCGTTTAAGTAATGAGTCCATGGGAGCTCAAAAGAGGGTATTCCGTCCAATTTTCTGATATGTGAAAGATAAAATCTATTTCTAAGACCCGATACCTCAACTGCCATGCATCCCCCTATTCCAAGATTTGGCTGCAATGGATGAGCAGCATCACCTAGCAGAGCAACACGCCCGGTTCCCCAGGAATATATCATGTCTCTATCGAAGATATCTCTTTGTAAAATCATGGACTCAGGTGTTTCTTGAATTAGAGCAACCACTTCCTGACACCATTTTCCAAATACCTCCAGGAGCCTCTTCTTTTTACCTGCAGCTTATAAGATTCAGATAACTGGTAAATGGTTAGGCATTACcacaagtgagagagagagagagagagagagagagagtgcctTCAGGAGGATCAGTGCTCATTGGCGGCTGCTTATGGAAGGCCAACCATTGCATATTCCCATGCCCAACTTCTACTGCACCAAAGTACTGGTTCGCTCCCAAGAAGATCCGATACCTTCAAACCAAGAACATGTTGATATCAAATGAAAATATTTGATCTACTAACTTTATTTAGGATTTTACGCCTTAACTTGTCAAAGTTCAAACATTCAgcatgtaaatatgaaaacataTGCATACCCAACACTATTAACATATGATGGGACAACTTTAGTGAGTCCACTGTAGCAGGTGTAATTTGAGTATCTCGCTTCCCGTATGCCAAACAATTTCGAGCGCACCTAGTGACGAAGAACCCAAAATGTATGAAGTTGAAAAGAGGATATGTTGGAGACATATGGTTCGAAGAAGAGACAACTTACCTTTGACCAGATTCCATCGGCTCCTACTAAAACATCACCATCATATCGTTGTCCATCTTCAAGGATCACTGTAACCTAATTGTTAATAATCCATACGGGAAGAGTTTGAGGAACTAGTACAGAATTCTGAAAAGTTACTAATCATATAAAGTATCTAATGAATTATGGTCTTTGCTGCCTTAATGCTTTTGCTGGGAGTCTCataatgttttatatatttCACTTCCTAAAAAAACCTTTATTTAGGAAGTGAAATATACAAAACATTACGAGACTCCCAGCAAAAGCATTAAGGCAGCAAAGACCAATGCACCAATATGTTAGGATTAGTTGAATCGAATGCCACTCAACCTTGTTAGGGTCTTGAATGAAGTCAACCACTTTTGATTTGTTTCTCAGAATGTCAGATCCAACTGCATTGACTAAGATATCCAGAAGCTCCATCCTGCATATTACTTGAGTGATAGGAAGCCCCCTACTTACAGCCGGCGATGACAGATCAAACTTGGTAAACCTGAAGCGAAAAGTACAAAACCAAAGATCAAATACAAACACGAACTAAGAAATCAATTAAGTCTTTCTCAATTTAAACTCACTAAACGGAGAAATTAGCAATGATATATCCTCTTATACAACATTCAGTTGCTGCCCGTATATAGTATAAGTGATTCATAAAGAAGTCTGATTCGGTGGTGTTGAGTTTCTATACTTCCAACAGTATTGGCCTGTTTTTAGCCATTCAAGCTTTTGGGGTCCAGTGATTGTCTAATATGGCATGAGAGCTCGGATTTAAGAAGTCATGGGCATGGTGATGAAGACCTCCAATCCCAATTCTCTACTTGTTTGTCGATTTTCAAGGTAAGTAAAAAGGGTGTTGGTTTTTATAACCGCGAGCGGAAGCTTTTGTGGTCGAGTACTTTGTGTAAGAGTTTAACAAACCTAAAACCCTCCAACTCAAAAGTCAGTAATAAATACCACTGGATGCCACTTACTACGGTctagtatttctcttcacttataagtaaaaggttttaggtttgattctcccCAAAGACGAATTTCAAtatttaaaacctaaaattttctgctccaacccttatggattaaatttttaatttgagatcatcaaagaatgaatttaggattcttaaagtaactttaaaaaaaaaaatattaagtaGGCTAtctaaatttaattttatgaacattttaaactCAAATATTTAGATACCGATAAATATTGGAAAATTACTAAATCAAGATCATGAAACTCGTGGAatactatgaaagaatatgaaataaatgaatattttttaattagtttagccgtttgatttaaatttagaccgttagatctttttctttaccgttagatttgatcctattagacctTAGCTgttgaattcaataaatttataaagggatgtgatatccacacatcattttttacttctcccacactcttctaattttcggccatcggatcaaatgaattgaagaagatcaaatgatagaaattaaccAGAAGTGTGTGAGAAAAGATTGCACATATATGATGGGTCAACCCACTAATTCGGTAGGAATTCTAAGCTAAATTTGCCCCAAAAATGAGTTTtaggttaaaactcatatttggccCAAGAATTGGAGCAAGTTAAGGTAGGTTTAGAAcctaaattttgagttttacttcaagagttgaaaataatcttagtgtaaaaatatcgtttttcaaaaaaaaacagGAAAAACAATTGGAGGCTTATACCATTCACCTGAGACTCCGTCAGCATAGCCATTGATTCTGTTGCCAGTATCACAACCTGCTTCCATGATTTGTTTCACAACGTCCTCGTCAATGGCTTCCAGCACTGCCAATGCACTACTCACAAGTTGAATTGGTCCACGTCCTTTCCCCTCCCCTCTCACTGAACTCGAGTCTTTCTCAAACACCTGCACTTGGAATCCTCGGTGTTTCGCTGCCAATGCCAAAACTAGCCCCCCAATGCCCCCACCGGCGATCAGAATTTTAAGCTTCCTTTTGCCACCCTTCTCTTCGTCCGAAGTTTGATCTAATCTACTACTTTTACATCTTATTACACTGTTGCCTCTGATGATCCTAGTCTTACTGTATTTTTTTGCTCTAAACCCAAGACTCTGATGACATGAACTAAGATACAGAGAAAAGACCGCCATTGTTGACCAAAAACAGAAATACAAGGTTGCTTAGTGTgtatatgcatgtatatatatatgcatatcagGTAACATAGTCATACCATATTACACAATCACATACAACATACACGCTATTGAATTTGTGTAGTTATTGAATTAAATACCCACCAACAGGAGACATGGGAGTTTGAAATTTTCAGTGCCTTGGACTATAAGGATGGTGAAATGTTTTTTTAAGTAGGGATtctgaaataaataaaaacacgtGTCAATAGTGTCAATTTTTTGGGCATATAAATgtcttaaaaaatatatattgaagTATTTTTTCAAGGTGGACCAAATGTCTGGTAAAGtgaaaaaatgagaagagaaacCTTTAAGAGAAGggattcctatttttttttataaaaatagaaATTAGTTGTAGGATCCACATCACATCaaactttaacgatccgaaccgtctatttttcaagttgcacctcataaatcatccttgcaaaatattagccaaatcggaaatgtttaagacatctaattgagttcaaagaaattaacgaatactttgttatataagaaacaatgaaattttatcttgataaataaataagcaaatggtttcggattgaattgaatttttgtaaggtaatctatgaatcgagacttacaaaatagatggTTCGGATAGTTAAAATTCGATGTGGAGTGGGCTCCACAcctaatccctattttttgaaaaaaaaaattgagaatcctTTTGCATAAAGGGCCTGATTAGGGATGTGTAATggttatggcgggcgggtaaccgcggttatttatccataaccgtttattctcagacccgtataaccgtttacctgttGGTTAATTGCCTAAACAGTTATAGCCATacctataaccgtttataaatggttaaccatactcataaccgtatacccatttaaccgtaaccgttgagtacccgtttacccatttatcattttttaacccgtttatcctttcttttttaatttactcATTTTTCATCTATCTAcgtgtttttttaacaacttgaaaattaaaaaagaaaaatttgtcataattttctttttctaacaattaaacaccgttataggtacattcatcatacatttccgcattttaattttttaagtccttataccattgcaataattgaaataatagtttacggacgatatttttaactgttaacaatgaaggtaatataaaatttgctaagtattcttgGGTAACGAAAATTGTTAAAAGAcagtattcttgggttatttaACTTGGAATGTaaagtattaacataatatatataatggatcatgaaatttaaagtggttaaggaaaactatattatattagctacagaaatcatgcactatagtcaatagcattgatcAAAGTTTTGTTCGATagggaacatggtttgtgttaattttacatatataaaataaatgggtaaacggttacatgtttataaccgcggttaatacccataaccgcccattaaattttcgcgggtaaacggttatacctataaccgtttatttatctaaacggttacgtATAACCGTAATcctgaaatttaaatgggcgggtaaccgctGTTACTCATAAccgatgggtatttgcccatccctaggcCTGATGAGATAAATGTCCTATTTATTCTGCAGTTTGCATTGGCTTGTTTTCCTTTTGAGTCCTGAGACATAACCTGCCGGAAGAAGAGCAACATGAATGATATATAAATTTTGTATCTGTTTCCGGCTCCTCAAGTATAAGTTGAACATCTGAGTCAGTTTTGAAAGCTTGATCAACCTCAAGTATAAGTTGGTTACAGTCCTGCACACACAATCACCCGAGTAATGAGCGCATGAAAATATGGTTGCTCACGAGTCACAACTCACATGGACTTATAGTTTCTTTGATCCTAGCCATTAAGTCAAGTTTGAGAAATGTAAAAGCCAAAACGCATGAGGGGAGGGGGTGATTGCTCAACAACAAAATAACAAACGAGTGACGAGCAAAGCAACCAAGCTAAAGCACTCTTAGCACAGAAAATGAAGACAAAATTTTGCTTTCAGAAAACATAGGATTAAGTTGGATAACCCAGACCCCTTTCACGGTTCCCCTTATCAGTGCAGTGTAGAAGTAAATACTCTTAACCACTTGAACTACAAAATCCTTGCAATTTCCTTTAAAGGTcggaatattttttattttttattggcaAAATTGGATCGCAATGACCACAATATTCTTGTCTTTAGAACTTCTTTCCCCCATAAGATTTGATTTTGTTGCTCTGTTGGATCGTGTCGACCACATTGACTCTTTTGTCTATAGAAATTTCCCCCGTAagatttgattttgttgttctGTTGAATCGTGACAACCACAATAATTCTTTTGTCTTCAGAACAACTTTTTCCGATATTGCAACCAAtggaaccggatcccctcctGAGCATGGGGACCGGAGCCTACTAAGCAGCCCATCTggacctttgaaatttgatccaatggctACAAACAAGAagcccctctaaaagttataatgattacaaccgttgaatcaaatttcaagagccTAGATGGGCTGCACCGCAGGCTCCAGTCCCCATGCTCAGGAGGGGATCCAGTTCCGTAACCAATGAACCTCGGGATGCTCGCACATCCGAAAAATAAAGGTATGAGATAACCAAGGTAAGATTTTTCATCGCGTATCCATTCCTTCTCATTTGTGCCAAGTAAACATGCCCTAGCTTCGCATGATGCACTTCTGACTGGAGTTTAGACACTTTTATCTCCGAGGACAGCATGAGAGATTTGAACTTTTGAAACCTCTTCCAATATCGAAAAGAGAAATGACGCTAGGCCAAGAGAAAGAGAGTATATGTTCTCACATCACATGTATGCAACAGCTAAGGGGCAGTAAAAAGTAATTTACACAAGGCAGCACGCTAATCACTATCAAACAATGTTACAAAAGGCATCAGATCTTTCCTAGGTTGACTTTGCCTGCCCACTATTTATAACCAAGTAATTGCCCGACTGCAGTAGCTCTCATTCTACAATAATGCCTATCCTGGAAAGACCCAAGCCCCAGAGTTTTACACATGCTGGGTTGGGGTATGGAGTTATATAATAAAAAGATATATCATTGTACAAAAAGGCGGCCTTCACTTCAACCCATATCTGTTTCACCTCCACAGCCTAATTTCCTATCCTATCGTCACCCCCCTGCTTCCAGCCTTTTATGGGCTTTTTGACTGCTGCAGATTTTAAAACCAGCCATCTATCAGTCTCAATTCCATCCGTTGCCCGTGCAAGAACTGTGTCCGCGACCATCAGCTGTTTAAAGGCAAAGGTCCTACACGAGGCATCAAGAGaggaaataaaactaaaataattgaGCATCAAACAGATGATACACACCAAAGTATTTGTTCTCAACCATAGCATTTGAGATATGTATATTCTATTTCCAGAAAATTACATATGAAGTGCCAGATTATTCAACATAAATTCTTCAAGAAAAATGAAATGCCAAATTAAGTTCTCACTTCTGTGTTTGATGCAACTTTCTATAAAATGACGAGGAATTTATGGGGGGGGGGCTCATATGAAATTGTGCAAGCAGACTTGGTGGACACTAATCAGTTAAAAGCTTACATACAACAAGGTAAgctttgaaaaacaaaacaagataAAGCAATGATTACCGCATTCACCGTCAGAAATGTCAGCAAGCTTTGCAATCGCATCAATAAGTGCTTGTTCATGATCCTGCTCAAAATCAATAGATCAGTTTTgcaaataagaacaaaaaactTGTCATGAAACTTAAAAATGCGACAAAAGGAGTAAAAAAATTCTAAGGTTGCCCTTCTTACTTTCAACACTTTCTTTGCTTTCTCAATTTCAACAGAGTCTGGACGGTTTTCACCAAAGACCCTTTCTACCTGTTCAAATTTAACAAAGTTTAGTAAGCATCAATCAAATAAAAGTAAATTTATTGACTATTTATGGATTAACTAGCTTTTACTGACCTCCTTAATTAAAGTATCTGTGTGAAGTAACTGGATATTGTCTGGAGCCTTCTTTCCAATGCCATTCTGTGAAGGCGGAAAATCTTTTCTTGTTTGACCCTTTGGGATCCCTCTACCTCTTCCAGGAACTGGAACATTGTCACGGCCTACAAATCTATTCATTCCATGACCAGATCCACTATAACCCCCACGATGAGAGATTCCAGGATCTTCACCTACCCACTGAATATCCTCCGGAGATATCTGCACAAGAAATAATAAGccaacataagaaaatatgtaaaacatctgaaattaatatatcattatTGAGTGAGAAAAATCCACTCGGTCATCGTTCATAAACAGGACATGAAAACCAAATGAATTTCCGTTTCCTTCCTGTAATCCTGTTCATTCTCCCCATTAAGTGTGaaccaaacatagtgttagtaTTGTAACCGAAAACTATACGGTTAGTATTCAGTTGATTAAGTTGTCaggctttttcttttttttttcttttttcatagtCATTATGAGCgttaaaatattcaaaacatACCTGATACAGATTCCAATATGTGTGTGACGGATAACCTATGAGCATTTTCATTAGTGCTTAGTTATGCCCGTTTCTAATTTCATAATCTCTTTTAATGCTGGGATGCTAATACTATCACTATGTGGAGCTTGTTTGGTTAAGTGATCATTCGGGATTAAGGGCCAGAATCACTTCCAGGGAGAAGCACCTACTCCCCAGAATCACTCCCAACCTAATTGTGATTTCTTAACTATTAAGCTGTTTCTATAATATTACAAGGGTTTACTTATTGAGTTTGGACCACCTAATTATATATAGGCCCTTGAAACCCTAACCTCCAAATTGTTTGTCCTATCGGTTCACATCACTGTCCCTTGTCAGATACCTTTTATACTTCACATTTTGTACGCCAAAAAGATAACAAACTTTTTTAATCAAGTAATGGTGGCAATGGAATGAACAGGAGCTACTTAGTAGGAGCAAAAGGCAAATATTACTGGGAGCATGTTATGATTAATCAGATAACAGCACCTAATTAGACAAATTGGACAATTCAGAAAACATTGGTTAACAAAGAGTAGAAAGCAAGAAGCAACCAATATTCATTAAAGAAAATTTTTAGGAAGTCTTGTCAGAATGTTTGAAGTACATACTACATACACAGAACATTAAGCACCAAGTACGGTATTAtaacattattatatttttaaaatttttcaagAAGAAACAAACTTCAAGTGGTCACTTATATTCAAGAGTTGACAATTCAGCTTCTACCATAGCATCTTTAATTCTTACCACTAAAATAAGCTTCTGGTATTTATAGCTTTACAATGCATAATTTGCAGAACACAATGTAATGAAAACGACATGCTGGCAATATAACTTCAATGCATCAAGCATACCTCTGATAGATTAACCCATTCCCATGTTTCATTTGCCGAATTAATATCATAGACTAGATGGTGCCGTCCCTAAAATTcagaaatgaaaaaaagaataaatgtcAGGTACACGACCTTACATTACTACAAACTCCTTCAACGCATGTACGAGCAAAAGATACCTCTGCTTGATTGTAGTCTTTTATAACAGCTTCATAAAAAGTGTTGTCATCGGGCCACCTAGTCCTTACTTTCCTCCCAATCAAGGTATCATTTGTCTTTCCTTCAGCAGGTTCACTTACAACGGCACCAGTCGAAACTCTATTCGAAACTTGACCCCTTCCTGTTGGACCTGAGGAAGGGAACTGCTTCATTGAAGAAGCACCAGGCAAAATTTGACCCTGTTAACAGAATGTGACcgaaggaaaactaataaatatGTGAATAAATAACCTGCAgacttgttttttgttttactcAATATTCAACTCACGGGTTTATGTTTCTTGCCCTTGGCTCCTGATGTTGGGGCTGGGACAGATCCTCGTTTTACAGTAGATGAAGATGGCTGGTGGGATGTGGTAACTGCTGGTGGATGAAATGATGGTGTTGGCCCAGCAAAGGACTGTGTATGTACTGACTGCGTCATCTTCTGTTTCTTGCGTGATACAGAGACAGTAGGACTAGGTATTGGATCATGCACTGCTTGAACAGTACTCAGCATGCCCGGTTGAACCCCACCAGCCTGTCTCCAGTCCCTGTTGGCATCGCCCAACACAGTACCCATTaaaagacacacacacacacacaaaaaataaaaaaataaaatctaatgaATAGGTCTCATATCTCAACTAAACAAAAAGCCTGTATCTTGATTCTTCAATCTATCAGACCTTATCCTCTCTATGACATCATCTGCTGCATTAACCCGTCCTACAAGTTCTTTGTGCTCCTCATTTGATAACCTCAACTCCTTTCTAAGGTTTGTTAACAGAGCTTCCTTTTCCTGAAGAAAATACATTTCATGTAGCAGTCACTAAACctgatcaaacaaattaaagatATTAGATCCATGAAAAAATAGATCACAAAAGTACCCAAGTAATGGCATCAGCTTGAGCTTTAAAGGCTCTCAGAACTGAACTGTATGCTTCTCGTTCAAGCTGGTGAATTTGTGCTTCCATGTCAGTTTCACCATACATCCTAGGATATGGGACGGAACCCCCACCAGATCTTCCATTCCCCGTAACACGGCCCCCTCTGGGAACTCTATGCTGGTGTGATGGAGGAAGATCGTCATCAGTTCCTGCAATTGTTTTTTGGGGTTCAGAATGGAtgcaacaaaaaacaataatgaaaacaaaatgagACACGCTGTATGGCCAGAATTCACAGAAATATGGAACACTAGATTAGAAAGAGAATATCTTGCGGGTTGTCTATGCATGACAAGCAAAGAGGGATGCAATCATCTGATTTTAGATTCAGTGCATGGACACGGTTGTACAAGCTTCTAATTGATAGGTCCTTGAGTGAAAATGTATAGGAAAAAGTGAAATTGcaataaaaattctcaaatctcTAACTTCTAGTATAGGTGCAAACCCAAGAACTAAATAAGATGGCAATTTTAACCGGAAAAAGCTGAAGTTGCCAAtttcccaaaaaacaaaaaaaaaaaagagtgtctGCAACTAAACCGGAGGTTCCCTTTTTATTTGTAAAATGAACAACACGTTCAATAAACTCATCTTTAGAGTACAACTTCCAGACTAATTAGATCCTTGAGATACATTAAACTACATTACAGTAAACTACATTTCTCCTATCAAGTATAacttaaaataaacaaacatccgGTCCCCAAGAAGGTCATCTCCCCTGCTGTTCCTGAATGGCCTATGGCTTCTAATTTTAATTCTGAGAAAGCTTGAAAGTTTTGGGTTTAACTTCCTTGGGAGCCTCCTGTGACTGGTAAGTTTAAACTTAATGTTGATGGTTCTCATAGGACCATGTCTAGT
This region of Malus domestica chromosome 07, GDT2T_hap1 genomic DNA includes:
- the LOC103420474 gene encoding uncharacterized protein, translated to MKGGTAAAADTPSFNNNNNNITTTSDQTTTSTSSWGTWEELLLACAVKRHGVHDWDTVAMELQAKTSLPPLLTTASNCNLKYLDLSRRFHSRHQNDDVHHDPHNNNTTNIPWLDDLRKLRVAQLRQELHGYDVSIVSLQLKVKRLEEEREDSFKDDDPKPDLEEEEQQDSNRHRSENDKTVRGKPDHENQSVNGSNSTCSKNLDHDNKPGPGDRALSEPGPLSACSDEPSKKTGSGQSDSDSDKGSSETVAKKRRVRGRQGKGGGDSAGELRESSEVQSSVSLTKKRNGKRHRRMEVPEQQQHNNEDVSLVKSEPLIEVLQLIRAQEHGSLFERRLSSQKSDKYKSIVQQHVDLETIQSKLRKESYSSCSLSFYRDLLLLFNNAVVFFPKSSLHSRTAHQLRRLVLNEMKKKNLITRPNHDPAPEPSDSVVPAPATSQQPKRPDQLERSDSLLAKQKSTAPIIVCRKRSSISSKPSAAASIYGQTLKGDDNMKLAAFDLKSSIKNSKASSDDHAAAEEHGGSVVVKSAAAAKAKDNPVITATRGSRRTSTSIAHHENNTSASKKKQSASPANLKAETPKADKKGKMEAAGSDKKRIAAADFLKRIKRNSPADTLKSGGTGTGTSSRSGGQQKRRGGIGKADKVKERVLRQSGNKKKQAKEESSSPSRRSVGRPPKKAAAEAANAVASPKRARESGGKQEASRRPKKRSRR
- the LOC103438489 gene encoding zeaxanthin epoxidase, chloroplastic-like produces the protein MAVFSLYLSSCHQSLGFRAKKYSKTRIIRGNSVIRCKSSRLDQTSDEEKGGKRKLKILIAGGGIGGLVLALAAKHRGFQVQVFEKDSSSVRGEGKGRGPIQLVSSALAVLEAIDEDVVKQIMEAGCDTGNRINGYADGVSGEWFTKFDLSSPAVSRGLPITQVICRMELLDILVNAVGSDILRNKSKVVDFIQDPNKVTVILEDGQRYDGDVLVGADGIWSKVRSKLFGIREARYSNYTCYSGLTKVVPSYVNSVGYRIFLGANQYFGAVEVGHGNMQWLAFHKQPPMSTDPPEGKKKRLLEVFGKWCQEVVALIQETPESMILQRDIFDRDMIYSWGTGRVALLGDAAHPLQPNLGIGGCMAVEDSYQLVDELDQVSSTGSDAQRTDAIVLALRRYATKRMRRVGIVHAATRMAPEMLAMYRPCIEFKIGPLAHLSTLKIMHPAFPMARAFLQFCMPEFMTWIITGHGLSLKGREKDPSYKQQNESQIQ